The Planococcus donghaensis genome contains a region encoding:
- a CDS encoding ABC transporter ATP-binding protein: MKTVFSYAKPYKFYIVIALILMLLELTVELMQPLVIANIIDKGIVAKDQDVIIQLGIVLMALSVIAFVSGIVNSYFAAHASQSFSFDLRQAVYGKIQSFSLAMFNKFPASGLITRLTSDVTLVQQVLYMGLRIMLRAPLLVVGSMIMAFVVNPKLALYLVVVFPFLLAFLYIMVKKGVSYFGFVQKRLDRVNRIVQENLQAVRLIKAYLRGKYEANRFSEVAGDLKVDTVKAFRIMEIILPILLFGMNVSLLAVLWFGAFEIRAGGAQIGELVAIVNYAMRMTGAFSMFSFIIMIFARAKASSERIEEVLLAEDGHEQEDVGEKEGTRPGAVCFDNVSFIYPETNKPVLKNISFELKPNEKLAIMGATGSGKSTLLQLLPRFYDATDGVVSLHGRDVTEWSIRELRKTIGIVPQQSLLFTGTISNNLSWGKDEVVQDELADAAIKAQIHETVERFPKGYYTRVGQKGVNLSGGQKQRLSIARALVRNPSILILDDSTSALDVKTEGALWEELEQEHATMLVVTQKIRTAMRADRILLLENGEISAYGTHEQLVHESELYRQIAMSQQEEEVDEYV; encoded by the coding sequence TATGCAAAACCATATAAGTTTTATATTGTCATTGCACTTATTTTAATGCTGTTAGAGCTAACTGTAGAATTGATGCAACCGTTAGTTATTGCCAATATCATCGACAAAGGAATTGTCGCAAAAGACCAAGATGTCATCATCCAATTGGGAATTGTCCTGATGGCTCTATCGGTAATTGCTTTTGTCTCGGGAATCGTCAATTCGTACTTTGCCGCTCATGCTTCTCAAAGTTTTTCTTTTGATTTGCGGCAAGCTGTTTATGGAAAAATCCAGTCTTTTTCATTGGCAATGTTCAATAAATTCCCAGCGTCAGGGTTAATTACACGCCTTACAAGTGATGTCACATTGGTTCAACAAGTGTTATATATGGGTTTACGGATAATGTTACGTGCACCGCTACTTGTTGTGGGAAGTATGATTATGGCATTTGTAGTCAATCCGAAATTGGCTTTGTATTTAGTGGTTGTTTTTCCTTTTTTACTCGCATTTCTGTACATTATGGTGAAAAAAGGTGTATCGTATTTTGGATTTGTTCAAAAAAGACTCGATCGTGTAAACCGAATTGTTCAAGAAAACCTTCAGGCAGTACGCTTGATCAAAGCATATTTACGAGGGAAATATGAAGCGAATCGGTTTTCAGAAGTCGCTGGAGACTTGAAAGTAGATACCGTTAAGGCATTTCGCATCATGGAAATTATTTTGCCAATTTTATTATTCGGAATGAACGTTTCGTTGCTTGCTGTTTTGTGGTTCGGGGCTTTTGAAATTCGAGCAGGGGGCGCACAAATTGGTGAATTGGTCGCAATCGTTAACTACGCGATGCGCATGACAGGTGCTTTTTCGATGTTTTCATTTATCATTATGATTTTTGCACGAGCAAAAGCATCTTCTGAACGCATAGAAGAAGTGCTTCTTGCAGAAGATGGACATGAACAAGAAGACGTTGGAGAAAAAGAAGGAACACGTCCAGGAGCAGTCTGCTTTGACAATGTCTCCTTCATTTATCCTGAAACAAACAAACCGGTTTTAAAAAACATTTCCTTCGAACTAAAACCAAATGAAAAACTAGCAATTATGGGAGCCACAGGGTCCGGAAAGTCGACTTTACTGCAATTGCTGCCGCGTTTTTATGATGCGACAGATGGCGTTGTATCTCTACATGGTCGTGATGTTACCGAATGGTCGATACGGGAGTTGCGGAAAACGATTGGTATAGTTCCTCAACAATCGCTTCTTTTCACAGGAACCATTTCCAATAATCTTTCTTGGGGAAAAGATGAAGTCGTTCAAGACGAACTAGCAGATGCCGCGATTAAAGCACAAATTCACGAAACCGTCGAACGTTTTCCGAAAGGCTATTACACACGCGTTGGGCAAAAAGGTGTGAATTTATCAGGCGGACAAAAGCAACGCTTATCCATTGCGCGAGCTTTAGTTCGCAATCCGTCTATTTTGATTTTAGATGATAGCACCAGTGCATTAGATGTTAAAACAGAAGGCGCATTGTGGGAAGAACTTGAACAAGAACATGCAACCATGCTCGTAGTTACCCAAAAAATTCGTACAGCGATGAGAGCCGATCGAATATTGTTGTTAGAAAATGGTGAGATTTCTGCGTATGGTACGCATGAACAACTCGTGCATGAATCAGAACTGTATCGTCAAATTGCAATGTCTCAACAAGAAGAGGAGGTTGATGAATATGTTTGA